In Pyrus communis chromosome 1, drPyrComm1.1, whole genome shotgun sequence, the following are encoded in one genomic region:
- the LOC137729921 gene encoding uncharacterized protein, translating to MKKMTTAIRLIRPQPPALIFTPPLPSNLGRKASGVRFKQAASVDVSSEPESENSSMDKQQEKPTEKTGDLLSHSFGEGYASRCEDEGFGGIPGGNQSLPKMEHGQLVHENHPAYDKSQGSEVKEKEKARHHTDASS from the exons atgaagaagatgaccACTGCGATCAGATTAATTCGACCCCAACCGCCAGCTTTGATATTCACGCCGCCGCTGCCGTCAAACTTAGGCCGGAAAGCTTCCGGAGTCCGATTCAAGCAGGCTGCAAGTGTAGACGTTTCCAGTGAGCCCGAAAGTGAGAACAGTAGCATGGACAAGCAACAGGAGAAACCTACTGAGAAAACTGG GGACCTTCTGTCACATTCTTTCGGGGAGGGGTATGCGTCGAGGTGCGAGGACGAAGGATTTGGTGGGATACCTGGAGGAAACCAGTCCCTTCCAAAGATGGAGCACGGTCAGCTGGTCCATGAGAACCATCCGGCCTACGACAAGTCGCAGGGAAGTGaagtgaaggagaaggagaaagcaCGACACCACACCGATGCCTCTTCATAG